DNA from Mesorhizobium sp. B2-1-1:
TCGAGGCGGCAAAGCGTGCCCAGGCCCATGAACTGATTTTGACGCAGCGCGACGGCTACCAGACGATGATCGGTCTCTCTGACAGGGCGCTGTCGGGCGGCGAGCGCCAAAGGATCGGGCTGGCGCGCGCCCTGTACGGCAACCCCAGAATTCTCGTCCTGGACGAGCCCAACGCTCATCTCGACGGCGCCGGCGAGGCGGCGCTCGAAGCGGTGCTCTCGGCTGCGCGCGCGGCAGGGACTACCTTGATCGTGATCACGCACCGCCCTTCGATCGCGGCGGCCTGCGACCGCGTGATGCTGCTGCGCGACGGCGTGATCGAAGCCTTCGGCCCGAGCGGCGATTTGCTGCGACAGCCGCTCGCCGGCAATTCTCCCCAGCAGAATACGGTGGTGACGGGGTCGTTCGCCACGACGATCCGCAGTGCCCCGCAAAAAACCCGCTTTGGATCGTAGATGATGGCAGTGCACAGCCTCGCCGGGGAACGCAGCCCGCGCACCGACACAGGGCGCGTGGCATTGGCCGGCTATGCGGCGATAGCGATATTTGCAGGTTGCTTCGGTTATTGGGCGGCCTATGCCCCCTTGTCCGGTGCGGTGATCACGCAAGGCACGATCTCGGCGATGGGCGGGAACATCCTCATCCAGCACCCCGAGGGCGGCATCGTCCAAGAGTTGCTGGTCCACGAAGGCGATCGCGTGCGGCAGGCGCAGGATCTGATCGTGCTGGATCCAACCGCCGCGCAGGCCGAGCTCAACCGGCTGACGAGGCAGTCGATCGCGCTCAGGGCAAGTGCGGCGCGGCTAGAGGCGGAGCGGGACGGGCTGGACAGGCTGGCGCCGATCACAACAGCGGCGCCGGCGCCGCTTCAGCACGATTTCGAAATGCTGGTTCGCGAACAGCAGAAGGAATTCGACGCCAGGCTCGCCCGGTTCCGGTCGGAACGATCCATCCTCGCGCAGCGGGTCGCCATGCATCGCCAGTCCGTGGTGGGATTGAACGCCCAGAAACAAGCCATCCAGCAGCAGGTAGACGTGGTGAAAAAGGAGCTCGGCATCAAGACCAGCCTTTTGGACAAAGGCCTGACCAACCGCACCGAATACTCCCAGCTTCTGCGCAGCGAAGCCGACCTCGTCGGCCAGGCGGGAGCGCTGGAGGCCAGTCTTGCATCGGCCAGCACCCAGATCGTCGAGGCGCAGGAGCAGACCGAGCGCTTGACCACGCAACGGGTGGAGGAGGCGCTGACGAAGTTGGACGAGGTTCGCTCCAACCTGGCCGACGTCGAGGAACAGATCAGGGCGGCCGCGGCGGTGCTGCGGCGCACGACAATCAAGGCGCCGGCAGCGGGCATCGTGGTGTCGTCGACCTACAATTCCAAGGGCAGCGTAGTTGCCCCGGGCGAAAAGATCATGGAGATCCTGCCGACGGCATCGGGATTGGTCGTCGACGCGAAGCTGCGGCCGAAGGACATCGATCAGGTGCGCGTCGGCCAGCCGGCGAAACTGCGATTGTCCGCCTTGAACACGCGGCTCACGCCCGAGGTTCCAGCCACCGTGACACAGATTTCCGCGGATCGGCTGACCGACGAGGCTACGCGTGAACCCTATTTCCGGGCGAAGCTGAAGATCGACGACCTGCCATCCCGCGTGAAGCCCGAACAGCTCTATCCCGGGACGCCGGTCGAGGCGTTCATCAGCACTGGCGACCGGACTTTCCTGGAATATCTCGCGCGGCCGATGCTCGATTCGTTCGCCCGCGCCTTCAGGGAGCAGTAGGCGCGGACGGACGGCCAATGACCGCTTGGCCCGAGGCAAAGTTGGAACAATCAGCGCACCACTTCGCGGTGGCCGCTGGGCAGGCGCGTGGCGATCAGCTTATCGATGCGGCGGCCGTCGAGATCGACCACCTCGAAACGCCAGCCTTGCGCGTCGACGCATTCGCCGGTCGCCGGCAGATGGTGCATGTGTGACAGCACATAGCCGGCGACGGTCTCGTAGTCGCGGTTTTCCGGCAGGTCGATGCCCAGCACCTCGGCCATCTCGTCGGCCTGCATATAGCCGGCAAGCAGCCATGAGCCGTCGTCGCGCTTGACGGCATTCTCCTCCTCGCCGGCTTCGAGGTCGGAACGGAAGACACCGGTGATGGCCTCCAGGATGTCGGCGGGGGTGACGATGCCTTCGAAATGGCCGTATTCGTCGTGCACCAGCGCCATCGGCACGTCGGATTCCTTCAGCGTCTGCAGCACGTCGAGCGCGTCGGCCTGATCGTGCACGATGGGCGCGGTGCGCACGTGCCGACGCGGGTCGAGCGCGCGGCCGCCCAGCAATGCCGCCAGCACATCACGTGTCTGGACGACACCGATCATGGCGTCGACGCCGCCGTCGCCGGCGGGCAAGCGCGAATGCTGCGTATCCATCAGGAGCTTGCGGGTGGTCGCATCGTCGGACTGGAGGTTGATCCAGTCGACCTCGGTGCGCGGCGTCATGACGGCGCGCACGGCGCGGTCGCCAAGCCGCATGACGCCGGCGATCATGCGGCGCTCGTCGGACTCGATGGTGCCGTGATGCTCGGCCTCGGCGACCAGCATCTTGATCTCCTCGTCGGTAACCTTCTCCTCGCTCTCGCCGCGCTGGCCGAGCAGCCAAAGCACGGCGCGGCCCGAGATATCGAGCAGGAAGACCAGCGGCGCCGAGACGGTGGCGAGGACGGTCATGGCCGGGGCGGCGCGCACGGCGACCCGCTCGGGGTCGCGCAGCGCGATCTGCTTGGGCACGAGCTCACCGATGATCAGCGAGGCATAGGTGATGATGGCCACGACGATGCCGACGCCGAGCGGATCGGCGATGTTTTCGCGGATGCCGTTCGAGGCCAGGAACTGCGCCAGCCTTTCGCCGAGCGTGGCGCCGGAAAAGGCGCCGGACAGCACGCCGACCAGGGTGATGCCGATCTGTACCGAGGACAGGAACTTGCCGGGGTTGGAGCCAAGCGCAAGCGCCCGGCCGGCGCCCTTAACCTCGCGATCGATCATTGCCTTGAGGCGGGCCGGCCGCGACGAGACGATGGCAAGCTCGGACATTGCCAGAAGGCCGTTCACGCAGATGAGGACGACCACGGTGGCGATTTCAACATATAGCATCAGGGGTCAATAGCATTGCCATGCTGGATTGGAAAATAGTCAGCAGCCGTTTTCAGGAAGATGACAGCGCATGCGGCCCCGTCAGGCGGCATCCCAGGGCGGCGCCGAAAAATGCTCGACCAGCGCATCGACTACGACGCGGACCTTCGGCGTCACTGCTCGCGTCACCGGCCAAACGGCGTGGACGGCAATGTTTTCGACGAGGCGGTCCGACAGCACCATTTCGAGCGCACCGCTCCTGAGGCTGTCCGCCGCCAACCATGTCGGCAGGAAGGTGATGCCGCAGCCGGCAAGGGCGGCGTCGAGCATCGGCTCGCCATTGTCGAGGACCAGCCTTGCCCGCGGTGTGAACTTTCCGATTTGGCCGTCGGCGTGCCTTATGGTCCAGGGATGGGCGACGCCGTTACGGGTGTAGCCGATCAGCTTATGAGCGGCGAGCTCCTCGATCGTTCGCGGCCTGCCGTGCTCCTCGAGGTAGGCGGGGGCGGCCAATACGCACGAGCGTTGGACATAGAGCCGCCGCGCCGCGAGCGACAGGCTGTCGTCGAGCTCGCCCATGCGAACTGCCAGGTCGATGCTTTCTTCGATGAGATCGACGCGACGGTCGTTGAAGGAGATCTCCATCGCCAGATCGGGGAAGCGCTTGGAAATGTCGAACAAAACTGGGGCAACGCAGCGCTGGCCGAAGGCCGACGGCAAATCGACCCGAAGCCGGCCCGAGGGCACTTGCCGGTGCGAGGCAAGCAGCGACTGGGCGGCTTCGATTTCGGACAGCGCCCTGACGCAGGCTTCGTAATAGCTGAGGCCTTCGCTTGTCGGGCTCAGGCTGCGGGTGGTGCGATTGAGCAGACGCACGCCAAGCCGATGCTCCAGCTGTGCGATCGATTTGCCGACCGCCGATTTCGTCACGCGCAGCCGTTCTCCCGCACTGGTGAAGCTGCCGGCTTCGATGGTTTGAACGAAGGCGACAATGCCCTGCAGATCGGCGGATTCCATGGCTGTGCCCCTATTGTAGAATAATGATCTTCAATTCGTTTCCAATTATGCCACATAGAAGCACTTTTTTCCATAGTGGAATGACGTAAAGATCTCGCCAGCAACTCAATCCGGAGCAGACGAGATGAACAGAGACATCAACAGATCCTGGCAAATGACCGGTTTTGGCCTGTCCAAGCTGCAACCGGCGCGGGGAAAGGTACCCGCACCCGGGCCTCGTGAGCTGCTGGTGCGGATCAAGACTATATCGCTGAATTACAAGGATCGAATGATCCTAGACGGGGTGCTGATCCCGGACCTCGTCTTCCCCTTCGTGCCGACATCGGATGCGGTGGGCGAGGTCGTGGCGGTCGGCGGTGGCGTCAGCCGCTTCCAGGCCGGGCAACGCGTGCTGGGCCAAGTGATCGCCGACTGGCCTGACGGCGATGCGCCGCCGGTGCTTCACCAGCACACGCTGGGATTGTCACTGCCCGGCACCTTGTCCGACTACGTGCTGCTTCACGAGGATGCCGTCGTGCTGGCGCCGCCTTCGCTCAGCGACGCCGAGGCATCGACGCTGCCGATCGCGGCGCTGACGGCGTGGTTTGCCTTGGCGGAGGCGACGAAGCCGGTGCCCGGCCAGACCATTCTTATCCAGGGTACCGGCGGCGTGTCGCTGTTTGCACTGCAATTCGCGGCCGCTTTCGGCCTGCGTGCCATCGTCACCTCGAGCAGCGACGACAAGCTCGAGCGGGCCAGGAAACTCGGCGCCTGGCAAGTGATCAACTACCGCACCCAGCCGGCATGGGACGAAGCCGCGCGTGACCTGACGGGTGGAACCGGCGTCAACCATATCCTGGAGATGGTCGGCGGCGACAATGCGCGGCGATCGCTCGATGCCCTGGCCGCCGACGGCCGCCTGTCGGTCATCGGCCTGCTGGGCTCGATGGAACTCAGCTTTCCGATCGTGCCGTTCCTGCGCAATCGCATCGTCGTGCAGGGCATATCGATCGGCCATCGCCGCGCCTTCGAGCGGATGAACCAGGCGATCGAGGTGCTCGGCATCCGGCCGGTGGTCGACAAGGTCTTCGGCTTCGAGGAGGTGGAGCAGGCCTTCCAGCATCTGGAGAAGGGACCGTTCGGCAAGGTCGTGGTCGCCACGAGCTGACTTCAGGCATCACGGCAGTTGCTTCAGCACGCCGAGCACGGCCTTGCCGTCGGTGAAATAGGGGTCGCCGCCGCCATTGCGCCCGTGCGTTGTGGCGCCGATGCCTTCCAGGTCGCTGGTTGAGATCAGCATTCCGGCGGCGGTCAAATCCTGCATAAGAAAGTCGCGTTCGGCGTCGATGTCGGGGCCGATATGATGGGTGATGGCGCCGGTGTCGTGGCTCAGGCCCACGCCACGGTCGAAACTGGCCGAGCCCAGCCACAGCGGACGGCCATCGTCGCCCGTGGCATCAGTCTGCCAGAAGCGCACATGGTGACGGCGGTCGGCGCTGCCGCCGACCGGCTTCTCGAAAGCAAGATCCTGGGCGCGGCCTTCGAACAGCAGCCGGCTGACGGGCGCGTCCGGATAGGGGCGCGAAAACAAGACGCTTTCGCCAATATCGATCGCGGTTCTCAGCGTCACGGCGTCGGCCGTGTCCCAGCCAGCGACGGCGAAGGCATGGACAACCTCCTTTTGCGTGCCGATCAGGCCGACATTGATCGGGTCGCCCGGAATGCCTTGCGGGGTGTGCGTCACCATCTCGAAGCTTTGGCTGCGAAAGCCGCGATCGCGAAACGTCCAGAATTCCGGCGCGGCGACATAGGCCAGCACCAGATAGGTCGCCAGAAGCAACACCAGCCAGGTCGCAGCGCGTCGTCGGAAGCTTCGTTGGCTCATCGATGCCGCTCGAGTTCTACGACGTCACTGTACGCGGCGAAGCCGCCGCCAGGCAAAGGGATCAGCGGCAGGCGCGATAGCCGCTCTTGCGGTTCTTGATGTCGAAGTGGAAATGGTTGCGGTGGTCGTAATTGTAGCCGGGGCCGAGCACGGTGGTGAAATACTGGCAGCCGTCGGCGCGCACATTGTTGAGGAAGCCGCGGGTGCGGAAGGCGAACAGGCCGGGCTTGCGCACGTCGATGTCGTCGCCATTGTTGAGTTCGATGCTCATCACGTCGAGCGCGTTGCCCTTGCCGTGTTCCGACAGCACGCCTTCGCCGGCGATGTTGCGGCAGGAATAGCTGGAACCCTGGTGGATGGTCCTGACGCCGGAGAAGTAGCGCCAGCGGGCGGAAGGAACGAGCTCGTTCTTCGTCCACGCGGCGAAGCTGGCGGCCATGTCGCAGGTCAGCGTCGCGGCGGGCTTCATCTCGACGCTGCCGATGGCCGAAACCTTCACCGGATAGTCGATGCCGCACTGGCCTTCATGGATCGGCGCCAGGTCGGTGAAGGTGACGCCGAGGCGCCTCAGCTGCTGACGGCAGTCGGTCTCGCTGGCCGGCATCTGCTCGACCGGCGACATCGGCTCGTCCATGCGTGGATAGGCGGCCTGCGTCATGTAGGGATTGGAAGGAACCAGCCGCTGCATGCCTGAATATTGCGGCACGGCCGCGGTCTGCGCGCCGACATCGACGGCCGGCTCCAGTGCCAGCACGTTGCCGGTGTTGCAGGCCGACACCGCGGCCAGCGCAAGCAGGGCGGCCACCCCGCCGGCAGCGGCGCGCGCGCGTTTCGATTGCCGCGCAAGCGCCAGCGCGGCACGAAATATCCCGTCCATCGGCAGTCCCTTTCCCGATAGGCGGGATTTTAACGATCAACGGTAAAGGAAAAATCAGCGCCGGCGTTCATGCCTGCGGCCGAATTGCGGCATCGCTTCTGAGCCGGCCCTACTGGCAGAAGGTACCGCCGTGGCGGCGCGGCTCGAGGTCGAGGTGCAAATGCAGCGAATGATCGGCATCGCTGCCCGGGCCCAGCACGGTCTTGAACGGCCCGCAGGCGGCCTTGCGCACCGCGTCGAGGAATTTGGCGTCCTTGTCCGGTGGCGCCGGGCCGACCTCGATCGTCCTGCCGTCCGCAAGTGTGAAGCTGGCAATATCGAGCGCATTGCCGAAGGCATGTTCGGACAGTTTGCGCGTGCCGTTGCGTGGCCGGCACACAAAGGCCGATGCCTGGCCGATCGATTTCAGGTCGGTGCCGAATTCGGCTTTCGCCGCCGGCTGGATGACGTTGCCGGCAAAGCGTGCCGCCGCCTCGGCCATTGCGCAATTGAGCTCGGCGCCCGGGGCAATGGCGATCGACTTGCCAAGGCTCTTCAGCACCAGGGGATAGGGGATCGAACAGCCGATATCGCGATCGCTTTCAGCCTTGTGCTCCTCGAATTCGACACCGAGACCCCTCAGCCGCTCGCGGCAGGCGACTTCCTCGGCAGGCATTTTCGCGTCTGGCAGGTCAGCCGAACGCGGATCGGGAAGCATCTCCTTTTTGTCCGCGTCCGCCGGCTTTGGCGGCGGTGGCGGGGCGAGGGCCGGCGGCTCAACCTCCGGTTCCGCAGTCTCAGGCCTTTGTGTCGGCGTCGGCGCCACGGCTGGCGGCTCCGGTTCGCCTTTCGCATCGGCTGGCGGCTCGGGCCGGGCTTGTTGCTTCCGAGGGGATCCTTCCTCCTGAAACCGGTCGGATGTTGCGGCTGGATTTTGCGTGTTCGGTTCTGTCGCCTCTGGCGCGTCAGCGGGGCGCGGTTCAGGCACTGGGACATCCGCACGTACCGGCTTCGGTTTTTGCGTCCTCTGCCGTGCCGGCTTCGGCTTGCGATGCCTTTCGCCGCGCGGTTTCAGCGGCCGGTCAACCCGCGGCGTCAGCGGCTGTTCCACCCGTGGTAAAAGCGGCTCGTGATGCCTGTGACGATGCCTGGCATCGGCCGGCGTCACCAGCAGTGCTGTCACGACCATGACCAATGCAATCCTGTATTTTCGGGAAAAGCTCAGTGTTGCCATCGCCTCGAAACGGTGCCGGGATGCTCGAAGTTGCCTGGAAGGCGCTTAGGCCCGATCACAATCGATTACCGGCGCGTTACGCACCGATCGCTTCCAGCCCTTCCTCCAGCCAATCGGCGAGCAACGGCAAGCCGAGCAGGTATTTGGCCGTGTGCTTGTTGGCGCGCTCGCGCGCGGCGGCGACGGCGTCGGCCCATTCCGAGGCATCGTAGTCGCCACGGCCGACCCAAGCGAGCGCGACGAGCTCGGCCGCCTCGTCGACATTGAGGTCGTTGATCAGCTCGCGCAGTTCCTCTTCGGTCAGGTTTTCCGAGCTTTCCTCGGCGAGTCCGTCATGATGATGATTGTCACGGGTGTTTCCATCGAACTCGATTTCGTGTTCGGCGCCGTCGGCATAGTCTTCATTGATCGCGGCGCTCAACGCCTTGCATTTGAGGATGAACAGCCGCACGGTGTCGGGCCCGATCGTCAAATCCCAGTTCTTTTCAAGCCGTCGCTGCACTGGCGGTCTCCGCTGGCTCAGCTTTCATCGCCGCCGATGATAGCGGATTTCGAGCATCCGTCACCTCATGTTAGCCCCTTGCTTTTTTCCGGGATGAAACCGCCGACACGCTGCGTTAGTGTTGCATTCTCACCCCTCCAGGAGGCTCCGATGCATAAAAGAGTGCTGATCCAGGCGGCGAGCGCGCTTCTCGCTCTGCAGTTCCTTGCCGTTCCGGTGTTTGCCGCAGGCAGCGGTGACGACACCAGTACGACCACCAAATGCAAGAAAGGCATGGTCTGGGACAAGAAGAAGAACAAGTGCGTCGCACCCCAGGAAGGCATGCTGGACGACGACAGCATCTATGATGCCGGGCATGACCTGGCGATGGCCGGCCGCTATGACGAGGCGATCGCCGTGCTCAGCCTCGCCGCCAACAAGCAGGACCCGCGCATCCTCAACTATCTCGGCTATTCGCACCGCCATTCCGGCCGCGTCGCCGTTGGCCTCGGCTATTACGAGGAAGCGCTGCGCATCGATCCCAACTACACGCTGGTGCGCGAATATCTCGGCGAAGCCCATCTCCAGATCGGCGACCTGGCCGGCGCCCAGCAACAGCTGATGGAGATCGAAAAGCGAACCGGCAAGGGTTCACGCGAATACGGCATGCTGGCCGAACAGATCGACCATTTCATGAGGAGCTGACCCCCCTCAATGCCTTTTCGAACCGGCCGCGAGCAATCACGGCCGGTTTTTTGTTGCCATGCCGGCTCCTGCGACGGCGCGCGCGAAAACGGTGATGATTTCTTCAGAAACCGATTTTTGGGCGTGAAAAGCCCACAAAGATTGCTATATTCAGGGAAATTGCGGTGAACGGTTCCGTTAGCCCGAGGCTGCCGGACCGTTTTCTTTTTGCACCATCGATAAGGCTTTCCCCGAAATGCGGGGGTGGCGGCAGGAAAGGTCAGGTATCATGAACAAGGTCCCGATGACAGGCGAGGGGTTCGCGTCATTGAAGGAAGAACTGCGCTGGCGCCAGCAGGAGGAGCGGCCGCGCATCATCGAGGCGATCTCCGAAGCGCGCTCGCACGGCGACCTATCCGAAAATGCCGAATACCATGCCGCCAAAGAGGCGCAGAGCCTCAATGAGGGCCGTGTCAACGAGCTCGAGGATCTCATCGCCCGGGCCGAAGTCATCGATGTCACCAAGCTCAGCGGCGACAAGGTCAAGTTCGGCGCCACCGTGGTGCTGGTCGACGAGGACACCGAGGAGAAGAAGACCTACCAGATCGTCGGCGATCAGGAGGCGGACGTGAAGTCCGGCCGCATCTCGATCTCCTCGCCGATCGCGCGGGCGCTCATCGGCAAGGAAGTCGGCGACGCCATCGAGGTCAACGCGCCGGGTGGTGCAAGAGGATACGAGATCGTCCAGGTGCAGTTTATCTAAGGGGTTCGAGGGGCGCTGATCTGCGCGTTTTTAGCCAAGGTTGGCGCCGCCCCTCATCCGCCTGCCGGCACCTTCTCCCCGTATAGTGACGGGGAGAAGACGGCTGAACGCGAAGTCGGCGTCTATTCTGCAAACGCTTAAAATTGGCGCAGTCATCGGTGAAGGTGTCCTTCTCCCCGGCAGGGCGATGAGGGGCAGCGCCAGCTTTCCGATTGAATAGATCAGTTCTTGCCAGCGCCGGCCTGACCATGCGTCTGGTGCTCCAGCAGCCTCTCAGCCTCAGCCACCACCCTCGCGGGCGACACTCGCTCACCGGGCGCGGCCTGCAGCGTCGATGCATAGGGGCCGCGCGGACCGGTCAAACCCGGCTCCGTGGCCAAAAACACCGCGACCGTCGGCAGGCCGAAGGCGCTGGCGAGATGCGTGAGCCCCGTATCGGCGCCGATTACCAGCCTCGAGCTGCCCAGGATCGCCGCGATGTCGGCCAATGGTGATTTTGGCACGATGCTCGTCGATGGAACTGCCCGGGCGATCGCTTCAGCCACCGCCTGTTCGCGCTCGTCCGACCAGGTCGTGACCGGCGTCATGCCGCGCTCAACCAGCAGGCGGCCGGTTTCGATCCAGTCTTCAACAGGCCACTTCTTGTCCTCGCGGCTGGTGCCGTGCAGCAGGAAGGCCGTGTTGCCGGCTATGCCGGTCAGATTGCCGGGCGGCGGCACAATGCCCGAATCCAGTATCGAAAGATCGGGCCGGTAACCCAACGCCTGCCCGAAAAGCCGTCGCGTCCGCTCGATGGCGTGCAGGTTGCGGGGGACGGCGTGGCCGACGTCGTAAAGCAGCGTTGCCGAAGGCTCGCGCGCGCTTGAGCGGTCGAAGCCGGCGATCGGCGCCTTCGCCTGCCTGGCCACCAGCGCCGATTTCAACAGGCCTTGCGCATCGATGACCAGATCATAGCGGCACGCACGCAAGGCGCGTCGCAAGGCGGTCGCCTCGCGCCAGGTGGCCTTGTCGAAGAGATGTTTTCGCCAACGCCGGATGGCGACCGTGTGGATGGTTCCGACTGCGGGGTGCAGCGCGACGATGCCGGCGAAAGCCTCCTCGACGCACCAGGCGAAGGCAATATCGGGCCGTGCGCGGCGCGCATCCTGGAGCGCCGGAAAAGTGTGGATGACATCGCCCATCGACGAGGTCTTGACGATCAGCACCTTCATGCGGAGGCCGGGATGTCCAGCAGGCGGTCCGCCGCCGCCATGACCCGTGCGACCTCGAGCGTCTTCAGGCAATTGAGGTGGCCGAGCGGACAGATCTTGCGGTGGCAAGGCGAGCAGGAGAGGCCGAGCCAGACCAGTTCGCGCCGTTCGGCCAGCGGCGGCGTATTCTGTGGCGA
Protein-coding regions in this window:
- a CDS encoding LssY C-terminal domain-containing protein, with the translated sequence MSQRSFRRRAATWLVLLLATYLVLAYVAAPEFWTFRDRGFRSQSFEMVTHTPQGIPGDPINVGLIGTQKEVVHAFAVAGWDTADAVTLRTAIDIGESVLFSRPYPDAPVSRLLFEGRAQDLAFEKPVGGSADRRHHVRFWQTDATGDDGRPLWLGSASFDRGVGLSHDTGAITHHIGPDIDAERDFLMQDLTAAGMLISTSDLEGIGATTHGRNGGGDPYFTDGKAVLGVLKQLP
- a CDS encoding zinc-dependent alcohol dehydrogenase family protein, which encodes MNRDINRSWQMTGFGLSKLQPARGKVPAPGPRELLVRIKTISLNYKDRMILDGVLIPDLVFPFVPTSDAVGEVVAVGGGVSRFQAGQRVLGQVIADWPDGDAPPVLHQHTLGLSLPGTLSDYVLLHEDAVVLAPPSLSDAEASTLPIAALTAWFALAEATKPVPGQTILIQGTGGVSLFALQFAAAFGLRAIVTSSSDDKLERARKLGAWQVINYRTQPAWDEAARDLTGGTGVNHILEMVGGDNARRSLDALAADGRLSVIGLLGSMELSFPIVPFLRNRIVVQGISIGHRRAFERMNQAIEVLGIRPVVDKVFGFEEVEQAFQHLEKGPFGKVVVATS
- a CDS encoding extensin family protein, producing the protein MDGIFRAALALARQSKRARAAAGGVAALLALAAVSACNTGNVLALEPAVDVGAQTAAVPQYSGMQRLVPSNPYMTQAAYPRMDEPMSPVEQMPASETDCRQQLRRLGVTFTDLAPIHEGQCGIDYPVKVSAIGSVEMKPAATLTCDMAASFAAWTKNELVPSARWRYFSGVRTIHQGSSYSCRNIAGEGVLSEHGKGNALDVMSIELNNGDDIDVRKPGLFAFRTRGFLNNVRADGCQYFTTVLGPGYNYDHRNHFHFDIKNRKSGYRACR
- a CDS encoding DUF3775 domain-containing protein, which gives rise to MQRRLEKNWDLTIGPDTVRLFILKCKALSAAINEDYADGAEHEIEFDGNTRDNHHHDGLAEESSENLTEEELRELINDLNVDEAAELVALAWVGRGDYDASEWADAVAAARERANKHTAKYLLGLPLLADWLEEGLEAIGA
- a CDS encoding extensin family protein, translating into MVMVVTALLVTPADARHRHRHHEPLLPRVEQPLTPRVDRPLKPRGERHRKPKPARQRTQKPKPVRADVPVPEPRPADAPEATEPNTQNPAATSDRFQEEGSPRKQQARPEPPADAKGEPEPPAVAPTPTQRPETAEPEVEPPALAPPPPPKPADADKKEMLPDPRSADLPDAKMPAEEVACRERLRGLGVEFEEHKAESDRDIGCSIPYPLVLKSLGKSIAIAPGAELNCAMAEAAARFAGNVIQPAAKAEFGTDLKSIGQASAFVCRPRNGTRKLSEHAFGNALDIASFTLADGRTIEVGPAPPDKDAKFLDAVRKAACGPFKTVLGPGSDADHSLHLHLDLEPRRHGGTFCQ
- a CDS encoding hemolysin family protein, which produces MLYVEIATVVVLICVNGLLAMSELAIVSSRPARLKAMIDREVKGAGRALALGSNPGKFLSSVQIGITLVGVLSGAFSGATLGERLAQFLASNGIRENIADPLGVGIVVAIITYASLIIGELVPKQIALRDPERVAVRAAPAMTVLATVSAPLVFLLDISGRAVLWLLGQRGESEEKVTDEEIKMLVAEAEHHGTIESDERRMIAGVMRLGDRAVRAVMTPRTEVDWINLQSDDATTRKLLMDTQHSRLPAGDGGVDAMIGVVQTRDVLAALLGGRALDPRRHVRTAPIVHDQADALDVLQTLKESDVPMALVHDEYGHFEGIVTPADILEAITGVFRSDLEAGEEENAVKRDDGSWLLAGYMQADEMAEVLGIDLPENRDYETVAGYVLSHMHHLPATGECVDAQGWRFEVVDLDGRRIDKLIATRLPSGHREVVR
- a CDS encoding LysR family transcriptional regulator, whose translation is MESADLQGIVAFVQTIEAGSFTSAGERLRVTKSAVGKSIAQLEHRLGVRLLNRTTRSLSPTSEGLSYYEACVRALSEIEAAQSLLASHRQVPSGRLRVDLPSAFGQRCVAPVLFDISKRFPDLAMEISFNDRRVDLIEESIDLAVRMGELDDSLSLAARRLYVQRSCVLAAPAYLEEHGRPRTIEELAAHKLIGYTRNGVAHPWTIRHADGQIGKFTPRARLVLDNGEPMLDAALAGCGITFLPTWLAADSLRSGALEMVLSDRLVENIAVHAVWPVTRAVTPKVRVVVDALVEHFSAPPWDAA
- the greA gene encoding transcription elongation factor GreA yields the protein MNKVPMTGEGFASLKEELRWRQQEERPRIIEAISEARSHGDLSENAEYHAAKEAQSLNEGRVNELEDLIARAEVIDVTKLSGDKVKFGATVVLVDEDTEEKKTYQIVGDQEADVKSGRISISSPIARALIGKEVGDAIEVNAPGGARGYEIVQVQFI
- the waaC gene encoding lipopolysaccharide heptosyltransferase I encodes the protein MKVLIVKTSSMGDVIHTFPALQDARRARPDIAFAWCVEEAFAGIVALHPAVGTIHTVAIRRWRKHLFDKATWREATALRRALRACRYDLVIDAQGLLKSALVARQAKAPIAGFDRSSAREPSATLLYDVGHAVPRNLHAIERTRRLFGQALGYRPDLSILDSGIVPPPGNLTGIAGNTAFLLHGTSREDKKWPVEDWIETGRLLVERGMTPVTTWSDEREQAVAEAIARAVPSTSIVPKSPLADIAAILGSSRLVIGADTGLTHLASAFGLPTVAVFLATEPGLTGPRGPYASTLQAAPGERVSPARVVAEAERLLEHQTHGQAGAGKN
- a CDS encoding tetratricopeptide repeat protein — translated: MHKRVLIQAASALLALQFLAVPVFAAGSGDDTSTTTKCKKGMVWDKKKNKCVAPQEGMLDDDSIYDAGHDLAMAGRYDEAIAVLSLAANKQDPRILNYLGYSHRHSGRVAVGLGYYEEALRIDPNYTLVREYLGEAHLQIGDLAGAQQQLMEIEKRTGKGSREYGMLAEQIDHFMRS
- a CDS encoding HlyD family type I secretion periplasmic adaptor subunit produces the protein MAVHSLAGERSPRTDTGRVALAGYAAIAIFAGCFGYWAAYAPLSGAVITQGTISAMGGNILIQHPEGGIVQELLVHEGDRVRQAQDLIVLDPTAAQAELNRLTRQSIALRASAARLEAERDGLDRLAPITTAAPAPLQHDFEMLVREQQKEFDARLARFRSERSILAQRVAMHRQSVVGLNAQKQAIQQQVDVVKKELGIKTSLLDKGLTNRTEYSQLLRSEADLVGQAGALEASLASASTQIVEAQEQTERLTTQRVEEALTKLDEVRSNLADVEEQIRAAAAVLRRTTIKAPAAGIVVSSTYNSKGSVVAPGEKIMEILPTASGLVVDAKLRPKDIDQVRVGQPAKLRLSALNTRLTPEVPATVTQISADRLTDEATREPYFRAKLKIDDLPSRVKPEQLYPGTPVEAFISTGDRTFLEYLARPMLDSFARAFREQ